One part of the Halostagnicola larsenii XH-48 genome encodes these proteins:
- a CDS encoding tyrosine-type recombinase/integrase: MTPASGTGDSSGGTSVEDALERYLTSLSAGGSRNTLEWVLQTGDQSFRTYLEANGVERVDEIDIACCRDWGMELRTRTARDEIAASTAHNYYMYTRAFLSFCVRDQLLETNPAATDAAREFLPEDTGKRDRQFWDENMREAILSFVHTRVDRAYDEDDIDLERAYRDRALVTLLALAGLRGAEAFADPHDDRRDGLTWEDVELQDDHGRVTVLGKSRQYERVGLPSRAKDALERYRTVLEPPTADWPVFPTGHYPSKRRALEAEFSSDRVDTLLTDRTIDEALREFEVPPPSISKNGARNLMQRLCDEANLEIDGEYLKPHGGRRGLGHELYASGNSELAQSALRHKSIETTHEAYSDIQPEDVAEQIDDVME; this comes from the coding sequence ATGACTCCAGCATCCGGAACCGGCGATTCCTCGGGGGGAACGTCCGTCGAGGACGCTCTCGAGCGGTATCTCACCAGTCTCTCTGCGGGCGGCTCTCGAAACACCCTCGAGTGGGTTCTCCAGACCGGCGACCAGTCGTTTCGCACCTATCTCGAGGCGAACGGCGTCGAACGCGTCGACGAAATCGACATCGCGTGCTGTCGTGACTGGGGAATGGAACTTCGAACCCGAACCGCTCGGGACGAAATCGCCGCATCGACCGCGCACAACTACTACATGTACACCCGCGCGTTCCTCTCGTTTTGCGTTCGGGATCAACTGCTCGAGACGAACCCCGCGGCGACGGACGCCGCACGCGAGTTTTTACCCGAGGACACCGGCAAACGCGACCGACAGTTCTGGGACGAAAACATGCGAGAGGCGATCCTCTCGTTCGTCCACACGCGCGTCGATCGGGCGTACGACGAGGACGACATCGACCTCGAGCGGGCCTATCGCGATCGTGCGCTCGTCACGTTGCTCGCCCTCGCCGGACTTCGAGGGGCCGAAGCGTTCGCGGATCCACACGACGACCGTCGCGACGGGCTCACGTGGGAAGACGTCGAACTGCAGGACGACCACGGGCGAGTAACGGTTCTCGGAAAGTCCCGGCAGTACGAACGCGTCGGACTCCCCTCGCGCGCGAAGGATGCACTGGAACGGTATCGAACCGTTCTCGAGCCGCCGACAGCGGACTGGCCGGTATTCCCGACGGGACATTATCCCTCGAAACGGCGCGCGCTCGAAGCCGAGTTCTCGTCGGATCGCGTCGATACGCTGCTCACCGATCGGACGATCGACGAGGCCCTCCGCGAGTTCGAGGTTCCGCCGCCGTCGATTTCGAAAAACGGAGCGCGAAATCTGATGCAGCGACTGTGTGACGAGGCGAACCTCGAGATCGACGGCGAGTACCTAAAGCCCCACGGCGGTCGGCGCGGACTCGGCCATGAACTCTACGCGAGCGGCAACTCGGAACTCGCACAGTCGGCGCTCCGCCACAAGTCAATCGAGACGACCCACGAAGCCTACAGCGATATTCAGCCCGAAGACGTCGCAGAACAGATAGACGACGTTATGGAATGA